The following proteins come from a genomic window of Anopheles ziemanni chromosome 3, idAnoZiCoDA_A2_x.2, whole genome shotgun sequence:
- the LOC131288532 gene encoding uncharacterized protein LOC131288532 has product MKVFIAVAALLAVGMAAPAPAEQGSSPSGGAFNMMAKYFGSCLDSDEMGTCFAVKGITALNRAARAANIELAPGVTFARDPAVPTERTGKAISENEIISTLPADADQKSDALFDLAIDSAKRLFSARSITFKLPEETTENIARSLEEGRLLKKGKKLKKVLGPLVLALGGKLFALLPLFLGAVALLAVKALLVSKVAFVMAAVLAAQKFLGGGAGGSPLNLLSKVAGGGSGGAVVGGGASAGAGGWSSGASAGGWSNGGAASAQYPYARSYDTAQELAYSAQAPSQ; this is encoded by the exons atgaAAGTGTTTATCGCAGTAGCCGCCCTTCTGGCCGTGGGCATGGCCGCCCCGGCACCGGCCGAGCAGGGCTCCAGCCCGAGCGGCGGAGCGTTCAACATGATGGCCAAGTACTTCGGCTCCTGCCTGGACAGTGACGAGATGGGAACCTGCTTCGCCGTCAAGGGCATTACGGCGCTGAACCGTGCCGCCCGCGCCGCCAACATCGAGCTCGCCCCGGGTGTCACTTTCGCAAG agACCCGGCGGTCCCGACCGAGCGCACCGGAAAGGCCATCTCGGAGAACGAAATCATCAGCACGCTGCCGGCCGACGCCGACCAGAAGAGCGACGCCCTGTTCGATCTGGCCATCGATTCCGCCAAGCGCCTGTTCAGCGCCCGCTCCATCACGTTCAAGCTGCCGGAGGAGACGACCGAGAACATCGCCCGCTCGCTGGAGGAAGGTAGACTGCTGAAGAAAG GCAAGAAGCTGAAGAAGGTCCTCGGCCCGCTGGTGCTCGCCCTCGGCGGCAAGCTGTTCGCGCTGCTGCCCCTGTTCCTCGGTGCCGTCGCCCTGCTCGCCGTCAAGGCCCTGCTCGTCTCGAAGGTCGCGTTCGTGATGGCCGCCGTGCTGGCCGCGCAGAAGTTCCTTGGCGGAGGCGCCGGTGGTTCTCCGCTGAACCTGCTCTCAAAGGTCGCCGGAGGTGGCTCGGGAGGTGCCGTCGTCGGTGGCGGAGCCTCGGCCGGTGCTGGCGGATGGTCGTCCGGTGCTAGCGCCGGCGGCTGGTCGAACGGCGGTGCCGCCTCGGCCCAGTACCCGTACGCCCGCAGCTACGACACCGCCCAGGAGCTCGCCTACAGCGCTCAGGCCCCGTCGCAGTAA